The stretch of DNA GGCAGGTGGCGGTGCGgtgggtttttccttttccgccTCACACTTTGAGCCAAGACTTTCGCTGCCATCCGATGGCGCCGCCTCATTATCCACCTGAGAATCTTTGGTCTCGCTTGCTGCCACTTTTGGTGTGGCACCAGCCACCACGGCCGCATACGATGTGGTTGGCTCCACCAGTGtactggtggtgctgctgctgggtcttGGCAGCAGTGTAGCCTCCAGTTGCCTGCTCAACAGCTCACGCTGATGGTTCTCCTCCAGCTTTTGCTTGGCATTGGCGCGACGCTTGATTTGGTTGGCCAGGCGCAAGGCCTGCGGCGAGCTGCCCCAAGTGTACAAACGCTCCTGATCGTCTACAGCTAACTGCACAACAAAATCGGGGTCAAAAAACATTCAGTGGCACTCCTTTGGCTCCACTTACGTTGGTAAAAAATTTGGTGTGTATCAGTCTTaggctgctgccgcccgtCTCCAGGCGCACGGGCAGATTCACCTTTGTATCGCATCCCTGCTCGCTGTTGCCAGTGCCCAGCTGGCCAAAGTGATTCGAGCCGAAGACAAAGAGCTCGGTGCTGCAGTTGTTAGCCTCCATGTAGCTATTGCTGGCCTGGCACATCACCAGACTGTGCGCATGGCCCAGGGATATTTGTAAGATTTTCTATACAAAATAACAGATACAGAATGACAGATCGCAGAGTGAATTATGGGTGCGGCTGTGACGTACCTTATACTTGAAGAAGCTGACTAGTTGTGGTGTGGCAATGTTCTCGCagctgccctgccccagctGGCCATAGACGCCCCATCTGCAAACAGAAAAGGGAGAGAAATATAAGTACATTTTAGAGTCAGAAATGAACGACTTGGTGCCTCGTGCTACACCTTGGtaattgtttagtttttgctaCAACCTACCCCCACATATAGAGCTTGCCATCGGCCACTGCTGCATTATGATATTGTCCCGCCTCGAGCATTGTTATATTCATGCCATCCAGAGCAGTTACCAGCATCGGCTGCAGTGCCATCTGCATGTGACGGCCAATGCCCAGCTGGCACAGAGTGTTGTTGCCCACAGAGTAGAGCTGTCAGGTACAgaaatgataaataaatatgcgctgggctgtgctgtgtgtgagCTTACCCCATTGTTGGTTAAAATAAGCGTATGCTGGCGTCCACATTTGATGGCATGCACCTGCAAATTGAGCTGAGAGAGTAGTTCCAATGTTTTGACGGCATGCGCTGGCTCGGGAGGCTCTGCAGGAGGAGGGAATATTTGAAGAAATGATCAGACCAGACATGTTTATGGGCAACTTACCTGTTGACTTTTGAGCACTAAAGTAGCTGGGAATGCCACTGGAGCCCCAGAAGTAGGCAATGCCATCGACAACACAGGCACAGTATGCACAACCAGCTGAGATCGGTTTAAAGCGTGAGGATTCAATGGCAAactgcaagaaaatatatCCATTATGGCAtgccaaaaagagagacgTATCGTGTCTGGAATGCTTGCCTGATTGTCTTCATAGTTGATGCGGAAATTGGATAGAGCATTCACCAGCGAATCATGCTTGACCCGCTGCGATTCCATGTGTATGAGCACCGCCAGATAGGTCTCAATGAGACTCTTGCAAAACTCAAATAGATGGGGACTATTATTATCGTTGGTGTTGgcgccgcagccgctgctgtgCGAGACAATGGGTCGCAGCGCTGGCGAGAATGGATTCAGTTGCCGGGAAAGCCGCTGCAGAACACAGGGTCGTATGTGATCGAGCTTCTCCTGGATGAAGGCAAAGTAGTCCATGGACACGTGCGGCAAGTAGGTGATTGTCTCCATGAATATGCTCTCGCTTAGGTTGTACAGGCAGACATTGAGCTCGTTGTACCAGCCAAACTCCTGGGCCACCACACTGATCAGCGCATTGAACGTATCCAGGCAGACGCCACGCGTCTTGGCCAAGATGATGGCAGATGAGAAGAGTCCGCTCTGGCAGAGCACAATGCTGGTCATGTTTGTGTGATATTTGCTATTGGTAACCAGAAAGTTCCtgcaaaagacagacagaaaggTCAGATGTACACCCGATTGAATGGAAGTGAAACACTTACCACAGTGGCATATAATTCTTATCATTGACTGCCTTCTCGGCGAGTGTTATGAGCAGCAGATTGGCCAAATGAAACTGCGATGAGGGTGACATTTGCAGCGCACTGATGGACTCATCCACGCCATAGCAATAGTCGCTGCAGGTGGCCCCACTGTTGACCACGCCCTGTTCTCGCTTCTGGGGCAAAATCATTCGCACATCTTCCGAGTGGCGGTAGGTGATGTCCGCCATCATGCCCTTGAGCAGCGCATGGCCCACATGTTTCGACCTCAGCAGATATGTGGACTTCAGGGCCATGGCACTCAGCTGCATCAGGGCGTACGTGTGGCCATACATGGCCAGCTTGAGGGCTGTGCGTATGGGCTTCACCCGCGCCACATTGTACGTGAGCAGCGCCTGCGTAATCTTTTTGCGGCGCAGCAAATAGTCGCCGGCAAACTCAATGCACAGCTCGAACGACAGGTCGAAGGTGTTGCAAAAGTCGCGGCATTGATTCCACTCGCTCTGCAGCGCAGCATCCAAGAACAACTCAAACGGCTCCTTTCTGCCAGTACGAAAAAAAAGACTTTTACATGAAGCAAATACTCGATTTTGCCGCCTTACCTTAGCTGTATGGTGTAGACATTCTTGTTGGTAATCACATAGCTGGGATCGTAGTTGATTTTGGGGAACTCTGACTGCATGATCTCCATTTGTCGCAGCGAGAAATCGCCGCTCACATCGGCCGTCTCGTAAAAGTGTATGTAGTCCATGGGCGTGTGAATATCCTTGATTTCGAATGCCTTGGCCTTCTCCTCTTTGGTTAGGGCCTCTGGCTGGCCGGCGGGTGGGCGATACTGCGCCATCTGATACAAGTGCAGCACAGTCTCATGCTCAAAGCGAAAGAGTCCAATCTGTGCCAGCGTGTTGAAGCGCTAACAAAAGATACACATCAAATATGGGAGCATAAAAGAAGAACGCAAAAACCTACATCTTCATCGGAGGTATGCATTGAGGCCATGGCGCTGCTGATCACACTGACTGCATTGATGGCATTGCTGGGCATTTCGCTCTGGTCTATGCTggatgtggcagtggtggtCGCACTTGTTGTGTCGCTCTTGTGTGCACTGGTCTCCCTTTGCTCCTCCAGTTTCTCGGTGTCCGCATCGCGATTCTCCTTGTCCGTGTTGGCCACCAGCGGCTCCTCCAGCGAGGAGGCTGCCGTCGATATGGCCGAATCGCTGCGACTGTGCAGATCCACATAGTTGATGCCGTAGAGTATGTTCGAACTGATGAGTATTTcctgggtgtgcttgggtatCTTGTAGACAAACAGCGGCTTCAGGCTAATGTCAATGCTGTGCACCGTCAGACTGTGACTATTGCTGTGCAGGGCACTCAGCAGAAAAGTGCTACGCAGATTCTGGATGGTGTAGAACGAGCCTGTGGTGTTGCCCAGCGGCTCTGGGGTCACCGAGGGTGAGTCCATAATGGCAAAAGAACCCAAATTCGAGTCTGGCATTACTAGAACAAGACAATGGATAGGAATAAAGATGAGTAAAATATGTTTAGGGTGGTGGATAAGTGTAGCTAATTGGCAGGTCTATGGCAGTCTGTTGAGTGTGAGCGACTCACCGCACAAGCGACGCCTCAATAGATGCAACAGTTCTCTCAAAACTGCACACCAATCgaaggaaaaaaacaaacaaatatataaaatacacaaacaaattgcacaaTTAACAAATGAACAAGGAACAACAGGGATAGGGACAGCACAAagacttttcttttgcttacGCACATTCATCGAACTTTTGCCGCTGATCGGAGAGCCTCATTTTGATGGCGTGCAGCTTCTTCGATCCGAGACTCTTGAGCGAGGCCAGGCGAGCTCTTGTCGCTGGCAGTATGCCATCGATGCTGTTGCCAGCcgtgtgcagctgctgctgatgaaaGCGTACGCCCATGCTCTCGCTGGACTGACGGGCCAGAGCTTCGCTGTAGGATGGTggcgctggcggtggcggcattTCCTGAGCTCTAGCATCAACTGGCACCACCGGGACGGCAGACACATCTGTGGGCACTGTGGGTGCCTGAAAGCTGGGCGGAACATCCTCGGCGCTGGATGGCGGCGCAAACACATCCTCTTCCAGCTGGCTGCTGTCCGAGGCCGGATCGGAGCTGTTGCTTTGTCGAGCACCTGCCGCTAAGCCAGCATGACTTTGATGCTTGCCCTGCACCGACATGACAATCTGCCAGGCGCCCTCACGTGTGGTGGGCGAGCTATCCCCGGGGTAAACGTACATGATGGCCttctgctccagcagcagcttgtacTGCTCCTTCAGGGAGGAGGTGATCTAGGGGGAGCGCACACAGATTAGTTAAATTTAATCAGAAACAACATTCGTAGCTTACCAGCAACATAACTCCATCGTAGGTTTTGTCCTTGCAGATAACTAAACGCATCACAGATCCATTTTCGATTGCGGTGCTGGCAATCATGGGGCAGTTGGGGCTCAGGCCAACAAAGCAGATGGAGCCATCCGAGTAGCCAATAATGGCCCTATTCAGGCCATGGTTGGTCTTCCACCACACCACCGAAAGTGGATACGGGCAGGTCTTGGACGCCATAAAGGAAGCTGCCATCACCTGGCTATTGCCAGTGGCATCAAACTGTGGCTGGacgggcggctgctgctgctgctgctcttcggcCACATCCTGTTCATTATTTTTGACCAGCATATGATCGGGCAGCTCGTGACCCAAGGGCTCGGCATCTGCATTTTCATCCAGCTGCAGAACATTAGCCAACTTCTCGGCCAATTGCTCCTCTTCGTGGCTCCCtgctgatggctgctgctgctgctcagtcGATGCCGTAGAGTGATTGGGGCACTTCTTGGAGTTGGGGCACTCGTGGGGACCAACAAATGGTATGATATAGGAGGTCACCTGTGTGGTGCTGTACAGTGAGCAGGCGGCCAGAATATTCGTCTTGTCCACCAGCGCCAGGGCGGGCACAATGTGCAGCGTATTGTCGAAACCTGTTGATATATTTGTGAGCAGAGGTGAGTAACATTCGCATCGATCCAAGGCCCAATTGGAGGAGGAGCATCCTCCACTTCAGAATTattaaatcaaaacaaaatacgcaaaagaaaatcaataatcACACAcgcacccgcacacacacacacatacacacatgcacattcGCCGAGAGGATGGTTGGGCGCAAAGTAATTTTAGGCTTGAACAACGAACAGAGAACACCACCCCTACACCTACACCTCCACCTGCACCCTCATGCTAGGGGCGACACACACCATCCAGGGTACTTACATAGCACCAGCAGCCAAATGCCCGCAGGATCGAAGCACACGTCATGGATGACACGGTGTCGGAACCAGGATATCATCTTAACCACCTCCTGCCCAGCTGCGCTGATATAACGCAGCACAATCTCATTTTCCTCGCTGACAATCGCCAGCAATTGCTTTTCATCAAAACCTGCGGTGACGGCCGACAGTTTGCAGCTGAGATTTGTAATAAGTGGACGCAGCTCAAACACGCTCAGCTCCTTGAGTTCTGCGTGCCCCGCCATCACTTGACTTGAGGTTTTTGCGGTCTCGCGAGCCCTCGGACTGCAAAtagttttttctgctgctacttaatttttttggttcttttcgtctttttttttgtgtttaactCTGCGCCAGTGTggccgcggacttatcgatcaaatattcCGCATTGTCCTcgaaaatatatcaaaatatatctTCTCATTTAAAAGTATACTGTTAATATACCGaacccaaaacaaatgttccttgattttgatgttccaGTTAATATTACTAGTTTGTTAAGACTTTTAGCactgaaaaaataatttaatccgattgaaaaatcaattttgcttaGTATAAATactcatttttattggattgtataccttatgaccttatattttacaaatttttatttcatttttcattcaaatcaccCCATGTGGAAGCAATGGAGCTTTgtgttcagtatgtaaatttatgtaaCATGTAtagacacatgtatgtacactgATAACATgacaatttttgaaaaatagcgcgcggTACAAAAGAGGATAAGAAATTATATTGTTATtctgaaaattgcacaaagggaacataagtaaataatttaattggctCGGAGTGCTTTGGGGGGCAGGTCTTCTATCTTCACAACATAATTATGGCTAAACTCCGCCCGATATTGGAGTATTGTTCTTGTGTATGGAGTCCTCCATACAAGGAGTCTAAAATCGGCCTTACAACAGATACAGACTAGCTTATGCATCCATTGGAGCCTGAGGTTTCAAACATTTCCTAATTCTATCAAATCCTCTCAGGATCTTCTTTACTAATTTCGCAGGGCTGGTGTTCCGGCTGGAACATATGGTTTGCGTGAACTATCGCGTGGGCTGGCCAGAGTGTCGGGAAAGATACAGATGGCAACGCTTGTACCTCCAAAGCAACCCTACAATCGAAATTAACGGCGCGAAGTGGCGTCGGAGCGTCGCTTCTTCTCGTTCGATCGACGCGTCTGTCCATCAAAAATCAGATCAAATTATCTATTCAACTTGAAGGGacgagaaaaatatacaattgaatacacaaaataataataatggaatCCCGTTTGCCAAAACCGTCGAGCATAAAGCGGCCCGCGATGCCGGTGAAAAGTATACTGCCCTCAGATCGAATCAAAGCAGGCGGAGCCGGCGCCTTCAATGCAAACCAAACTTATTGTGGAAatttgctgccgccgctctccCGAGATATTAACAATTTGCCGCAAGTCATGGAACGTCGCATGGGTGAGTGGGTGTAAGACATATCCAGAGACCATCCATCACCTCAACTTTCGTCTTATTTTATTAGGAGGTCGCGCTGCCTCGCCGGAGCCTACAAAAATAGGGAACCGCGCCAAATTGAGACGAAGTCGCTCAGCCTGCGACATCAACGAGATGCGCCTGAATAACAAACGCACGGCAGCACAGCCAACACTGCCGAGCATTCCGAGCAAGGTCTCGCGATTTGGCAACGCCACTGCCACGGTGCCAGGCCAGCGTATGGGACGACTAGCCGGCacagcaactacaacagcgacagccacagccacaaccacagctTCCACGGTAACCAAGCGACCATTAGCGGCTCGTCCTTTACCCAGAGcagcaactacagcagcagcctctgccacagccactagAGCAAAGCCCGCAACTggaggtggtggcggcggtgcgAGTGGTGCAGCTCCAAAGCGCATAGCACCGTATGACTTCAAGGCTCGTTTCCATGATCTGCTGGACAAGCACAAGGTGCTCAAGACCAAGTATGAAAAGCAGGTGGAGGATATGGGCGAGCTGGAGTCGCTGCCCACACAGCTCGAGGAGACGCAGACGAAGCTAATTGAAACCGAATCCTCGCTGAAGAATGTGCAG from Drosophila subobscura isolate 14011-0131.10 chromosome O, UCBerk_Dsub_1.0, whole genome shotgun sequence encodes:
- the LOC117898391 gene encoding uncharacterized protein LOC117898391; translated protein: MAGHAELKELSVFELRPLITNLSCKLSAVTAGFDEKQLLAIVSEENEIVLRYISAAGQEVVKMISWFRHRVIHDVCFDPAGIWLLVLCFDNTLHIVPALALVDKTNILAACSLYSTTQVTSYIIPFVGPHECPNSKKCPNHSTASTEQQQQPSAGSHEEEQLAEKLANVLQLDENADAEPLGHELPDHMLVKNNEQDVAEEQQQQQPPVQPQFDATGNSQVMAASFMASKTCPYPLSVVWWKTNHGLNRAIIGYSDGSICFVGLSPNCPMIASTAIENGSVMRLVICKDKTYDGVMLLITSSLKEQYKLLLEQKAIMYVYPGDSSPTTREGAWQIVMSVQGKHQSHAGLAAGARQSNSSDPASDSSQLEEDVFAPPSSAEDVPPSFQAPTVPTDVSAVPVVPVDARAQEMPPPPAPPSYSEALARQSSESMGVRFHQQQLHTAGNSIDGILPATRARLASLKSLGSKKLHAIKMRLSDQRQKFDELMPDSNLGSFAIMDSPSVTPEPLGNTTGSFYTIQNLRSTFLLSALHSNSHSLTVHSIDISLKPLFVYKIPKHTQEILISSNILYGINYVDLHSRSDSAISTAASSLEEPLVANTDKENRDADTEKLEEQRETSAHKSDTTSATTTATSSIDQSEMPSNAINAVSVISSAMASMHTSDEDRFNTLAQIGLFRFEHETVLHLYQMAQYRPPAGQPEALTKEEKAKAFEIKDIHTPMDYIHFYETADVSGDFSLRQMEIMQSEFPKINYDPSYVITNKNVYTIQLRKEPFELFLDAALQSEWNQCRDFCNTFDLSFELCIEFAGDYLLRRKKITQALLTYNVARVKPIRTALKLAMYGHTYALMQLSAMALKSTYLLRSKHVGHALLKGMMADITYRHSEDVRMILPQKREQGVVNSGATCSDYCYGVDESISALQMSPSSQFHLANLLLITLAEKAVNDKNYMPLWNFLVTNSKYHTNMTSIVLCQSGLFSSAIILAKTRGVCLDTFNALISVVAQEFGWYNELNVCLYNLSESIFMETITYLPHVSMDYFAFIQEKLDHIRPCVLQRLSRQLNPFSPALRPIVSHSSGCGANTNDNNSPHLFEFCKSLIETYLAVLIHMESQRVKHDSLVNALSNFRINYEDNQFAIESSRFKPISAGCAYCACVVDGIAYFWGSSGIPSYFSAQKSTEPPEPAHAVKTLELLSQLNLQVHAIKCGRQHTLILTNNGLYSVGNNTLCQLGIGRHMQMALQPMLVTALDGMNITMLEAGQYHNAAVADGKLYMWGWGVYGQLGQGSCENIATPQLVSFFKYKKILQISLGHAHSLVMCQASNSYMEANNCSTELFVFGSNHFGQLGTGNSEQGCDTKVNLPVRLETGGSSLRLIHTKFFTNLAVDDQERLYTWGSSPQALRLANQIKRRANAKQKLEENHQRELLSRQLEATLLPRPSSSTTSTLVEPTTSYAAVVAGATPKVAASETKDSQVDNEAAPSDGSESLGSKCEAEKEKPTAPPPATEPDPTEHMTPHLVDTSEVAGQTLQISSGLFHFALISSTCTLYTWGKNLEHQLGTEDKDRRAVLKPSPIDSIERPMYVDCGADFTLVMTTDHIVRAFGGNSNGQCGRDQGASLERMRQRVVCLPTTKRLMRFESQCVEAPVEINLPRPRIRLDQDPVRYLKVMPPYQPHFLQPANISFDQRYSIGTPIYKSSTEQAATGQDSDDLLSSLENLSQNDASFSYAAPPLLQTDANSSLDLDYSPEEQSYAPLAEQMPAGMTSNAAALLGGDDDASTFTASSVGTLGGTALQQLRHYIHYCLYAFHGLYSPDKIGECARAHRNEYRIRICMLNFRFVEAFRLCLQSCDSAQRTLKLFEYFSKDTGYVPLRRCDLKHLIYHMCLHFLERKFDMLECERYFMADLDYYLLELAYVFYFNNNNSTLEQNLNQKFKQLIAAAADNNPAVPMSGQQQQQHQLQDTDVIFDSFTVKFKTILCQRLLSHSDCETSTGN